In Isoptericola jiangsuensis, the following proteins share a genomic window:
- a CDS encoding DUF5703 family protein, translating to MASSWRRHGHYEYRVVTIDREVSVPDARKMLTEEAEYGRWELARTRLYLGGQRKVWLRRKVIRAASTL from the coding sequence ATGGCATCGAGCTGGCGCAGGCACGGGCACTACGAGTACCGCGTCGTGACGATCGACCGGGAGGTCTCGGTCCCCGACGCGCGCAAGATGCTCACCGAGGAGGCCGAGTACGGCCGGTGGGAGCTGGCGCGCACCCGCCTGTACCTCGGCGGGCAGCGCAAGGTGTGGCTGCGCCGCAAGGTCATCCGGGCCGCGTCCACGCTCTAG
- a CDS encoding fructosamine kinase family protein — MERYRKSRTGAPPGFFGTEAAGLRWLTVPGGPRVASVLDVGPDHLDLERVDAGAPTPAAARAFGRALAVLHGAGAPAIGALPPGADAGWFGPLDDPLPMAAGAWADWPTFYAEARLRPVVEQGRRRGILDAADSAAVEAVCARLGDLAGPPEPPARLHGDLWSGNVLWSPAGDGRGSEAVLIDPAAHGGHRETDLAMLALFGAPHLDHLLAAYDETRPLAPGWRERTGLHQLYPLAVHAVLFGGGYVARTRRLLARLGP, encoded by the coding sequence GTGGAGCGGTACCGCAAGTCCCGGACCGGTGCCCCGCCGGGGTTCTTCGGCACGGAGGCGGCGGGCCTGCGGTGGTTGACGGTGCCGGGCGGGCCGCGGGTCGCGAGCGTGCTGGACGTCGGGCCGGACCACCTGGACCTGGAGCGGGTCGACGCCGGGGCCCCGACGCCCGCGGCGGCGCGTGCCTTCGGACGTGCGCTCGCCGTCCTGCACGGCGCCGGTGCACCGGCGATCGGCGCGCTGCCGCCCGGGGCCGACGCGGGCTGGTTCGGACCGCTCGACGACCCGCTGCCCATGGCGGCGGGCGCGTGGGCGGACTGGCCCACGTTCTACGCCGAGGCCCGGCTGCGGCCCGTCGTGGAGCAGGGCCGCCGGCGCGGCATCCTGGACGCGGCCGACTCGGCGGCCGTGGAGGCGGTGTGCGCGCGCCTCGGCGACCTCGCCGGGCCGCCCGAGCCCCCGGCCCGCCTGCACGGCGACCTGTGGTCCGGCAACGTCCTGTGGTCCCCCGCCGGCGACGGCCGGGGCTCCGAGGCCGTGCTCATCGACCCGGCGGCGCACGGCGGGCACCGGGAGACGGACCTGGCGATGCTGGCGCTGTTCGGCGCCCCGCACCTGGACCACCTGCTGGCCGCGTACGACGAGACCCGCCCGCTCGCGCCGGGGTGGCGGGAGCGGACGGGTCTGCACCAGCTCTACCCGCTGGCGGTGCACGCCGTGCTGTTCGGCGGCGGGTACGTGGCGCGCACCCGCCGGCTGCTGGCGCGGCTCGGTCCCTGA
- a CDS encoding ABC-F family ATP-binding cassette domain-containing protein has protein sequence MPARTPSSPAVVLRDLTFSWPDGGTPVAGVSGTFGAGRTGLVGDNGTGKSTLLRLVAGHLTPTAGGVRVAGTVAYVPQRLTLDTGATVADLLGVRAPLDAVRAITGGDVRPELFDVVGDDWDVEERAVAALASAGLPATPGALDRTVGTLSGGEAVLTAVTGVRLGRADVALLDEPTNNLDAAARERLAELVRTWRGALVVVSHDRALLELVDATAELRAGSLTTHGGPYSAYEAALAVQQEAAQRAVRDAEQTWRRERRDRIRTAERIAHSQRQGRTDTANARYVKAVVNDRRNSAEKSQGDRRGAALAAEQAARDAVEAAQRAVRDDDRIVVDLPDPGVPAGRRIAVLGGVDGRDVVVAGPARVALTGANGVGKTTLLERLLAGPSPAGELRTDRVGYLPQRLDALDDDATVLDAVRSGAPHVAPGELRGRLARFLVRGDQVDRPVATLSGGERFRVHLARLLLADPPAQLLVLDEPTNNLDLASTDRLVEALSAYRGALLVVSHDGAFLDRVGVDLHLEVTPDGVVER, from the coding sequence ATGCCCGCTCGCACCCCGTCCTCTCCCGCGGTCGTCCTGCGCGACCTCACCTTCTCCTGGCCCGACGGCGGCACGCCGGTCGCCGGCGTCTCCGGCACGTTCGGCGCGGGCCGCACCGGCCTCGTCGGCGACAACGGCACCGGCAAGTCCACGCTGCTGCGCCTCGTCGCCGGACACCTGACACCCACGGCAGGCGGCGTGCGGGTCGCCGGCACCGTCGCCTACGTGCCGCAGCGCCTCACCCTGGACACCGGCGCCACCGTCGCCGACCTGCTGGGCGTGCGCGCACCGCTGGACGCCGTGCGCGCCATCACCGGCGGCGACGTCCGCCCCGAGCTGTTCGACGTCGTCGGCGACGACTGGGACGTCGAGGAACGGGCGGTCGCCGCGCTGGCCTCCGCGGGCCTGCCCGCCACGCCCGGCGCCCTGGACCGCACGGTGGGCACGCTGTCGGGCGGCGAGGCCGTCCTGACCGCCGTCACGGGCGTCCGCCTCGGCCGGGCCGACGTCGCCCTGCTGGACGAACCGACCAACAACCTCGACGCGGCCGCCCGGGAGCGCCTCGCCGAGCTGGTGCGCACCTGGCGCGGCGCTCTCGTCGTGGTGTCCCACGACCGCGCCCTGCTGGAGCTCGTCGACGCGACCGCCGAGCTGCGGGCCGGGTCCCTGACCACCCACGGCGGCCCGTACTCCGCGTACGAGGCGGCGCTCGCCGTGCAGCAGGAGGCGGCGCAGCGGGCCGTGCGCGACGCCGAGCAGACGTGGCGGCGCGAGCGACGCGACCGGATCCGGACGGCCGAACGGATCGCGCACTCCCAGCGGCAGGGCCGCACCGACACGGCGAACGCCAGGTACGTCAAGGCCGTCGTGAACGACCGGCGCAACTCCGCCGAGAAGTCCCAGGGGGACCGCCGGGGAGCCGCGCTGGCCGCGGAGCAGGCGGCGCGCGACGCGGTGGAGGCCGCGCAGCGTGCCGTGCGCGACGACGACCGGATCGTCGTCGACCTGCCGGACCCCGGGGTGCCGGCCGGGCGCCGGATCGCGGTCCTGGGGGGCGTGGACGGGCGGGACGTCGTCGTGGCCGGCCCGGCCCGGGTCGCGCTGACCGGCGCGAACGGCGTCGGCAAGACGACGCTGCTGGAGCGGCTGCTCGCCGGTCCGTCGCCGGCGGGCGAGCTGCGCACCGACCGGGTCGGGTACCTGCCGCAGCGCCTCGACGCCCTCGACGACGACGCGACCGTCCTCGACGCGGTCCGGTCGGGCGCGCCGCACGTCGCGCCCGGGGAGCTGCGGGGCCGCCTGGCCCGGTTCCTCGTGCGCGGCGACCAGGTGGACCGGCCGGTGGCCACGCTGTCGGGCGGCGAACGGTTCCGGGTGCACCTGGCGCGGCTGCTGCTCGCCGACCCGCCCGCGCAGCTGCTCGTGCTGGACGAGCCGACGAACAACCTCGACCTGGCCAGCACCGACCGGCTGGTGGAGGCGCTGTCGGCCTACCGGGGCGCGCTGCTGGTCGTCAGCCACGACGGGGCGTTCCTCGACCGGGTCGGCGTGGACCTGCACCTGGAGGTGACGCCCGACGGGGTGGTGGAGCGATGA
- a CDS encoding M3 family metallopeptidase, producing the protein MALAAENPLARPSDLPYELPDFRVLRVEHLEPAVLEGLAEQRAEIDAIATATEPATVENTLDALERSGRLLHRAGQVLFNLVSAHATPDVEEVYERTAPLYAAHHDAIHQDARLHARLVELQGRVEAGEVTLDADQAWLLRTWLKDLRRAGIDLGPAEQERLRELNARLSELSAVYGRLLLAGEKASGVLLTDPAELAGLSDDAVAAAAQAALEAGHPGGWLVVLQLPTRQDVVGSLTDPAVRRRVQEASETRGTHGDDNDTRATLLEIARLRAERARLLGHPHHASWVAEDATAGSADAVAQMLTRLAPPAVANARAEGAELAAHLRRTRPDADLTAADWAHLAAQVKGERYALDDAELRPYLELERVVHHGVLEAAHRLYGLSFVERDDLPGYHPDVRVYEVFDAETPGEPGTGLGLFLADWYTRPTKRGGAWMNTLVDQNHLFGQRPVVLNNLNVVKPEPGRPTLLTWDQVITLFHEFGHALHGLLSDVRYPSQSGTNVPRDFVEYPSQVNEMWAWEPEILRSYAVHHVTGEPMPAAWVDTLLAARADGEGFATTEYLGAALLDQAWHRLGPDDVPTDPDDVVRFEQEALAAAGLDYAPVPPRYRTAYFNHVWGSGYSAAYYSYIWSEVLDADTVEWYGENGGLTRANGETFRRRLLARGGSQDPLASFRDLRGRDAEIDPLLARRGLGTVAS; encoded by the coding sequence ATGGCCCTTGCCGCGGAGAACCCGCTCGCCCGCCCGTCCGACCTGCCCTACGAGCTCCCCGACTTCCGGGTGCTCCGCGTCGAGCACCTCGAGCCGGCGGTGCTCGAGGGCCTCGCCGAGCAGCGCGCCGAGATCGACGCGATCGCGACCGCCACCGAGCCCGCCACCGTCGAGAACACCCTCGACGCCCTCGAGCGGTCCGGCCGGCTGCTGCACCGCGCCGGGCAGGTCCTGTTCAACCTCGTCAGCGCGCACGCCACCCCCGACGTCGAGGAGGTCTACGAGCGCACCGCGCCGCTGTACGCCGCCCACCACGACGCCATCCACCAGGACGCCCGCCTGCACGCCCGCCTCGTCGAGCTCCAGGGTCGCGTCGAGGCCGGCGAGGTCACCCTCGACGCGGACCAGGCCTGGCTCCTGCGCACCTGGCTCAAGGACCTGCGCCGCGCCGGCATCGACCTCGGCCCGGCCGAGCAGGAGCGGCTGCGCGAGCTCAACGCCCGCCTGTCCGAGCTCTCCGCCGTCTACGGCCGTCTGCTCCTCGCCGGGGAGAAGGCCTCCGGCGTGCTGCTCACCGACCCCGCCGAGCTCGCCGGCCTCTCCGACGACGCCGTCGCCGCCGCCGCGCAGGCCGCGCTCGAGGCCGGACACCCCGGCGGGTGGCTCGTCGTCCTGCAGCTGCCCACCCGCCAGGACGTCGTCGGCTCCCTCACCGACCCGGCCGTGCGCCGTCGCGTCCAGGAGGCCAGCGAGACCCGCGGCACGCACGGCGACGACAACGACACCCGCGCCACCCTGCTGGAGATCGCCCGCCTGCGCGCCGAGCGCGCCCGCCTCCTCGGCCACCCCCACCACGCCTCCTGGGTCGCCGAGGACGCCACCGCCGGCAGCGCCGACGCCGTCGCGCAGATGCTCACCCGCCTCGCGCCGCCGGCGGTCGCCAACGCGCGCGCCGAGGGCGCCGAGCTCGCCGCGCACCTGCGCCGCACCCGGCCCGACGCGGACCTCACCGCCGCCGACTGGGCGCACCTCGCCGCGCAGGTCAAGGGCGAGCGCTACGCCCTCGACGACGCCGAGCTGCGCCCCTACCTCGAGCTGGAGCGCGTCGTGCACCACGGCGTGCTCGAGGCCGCGCACCGCCTCTACGGGCTGTCCTTCGTCGAGCGCGACGACCTGCCGGGCTACCACCCCGACGTCCGCGTCTACGAGGTGTTCGACGCCGAGACCCCCGGCGAGCCCGGCACCGGCCTCGGCCTGTTCCTCGCGGACTGGTACACCCGACCCACCAAGCGGGGCGGCGCCTGGATGAACACCCTGGTCGACCAGAACCACCTGTTCGGCCAGCGACCCGTCGTCCTCAACAACCTCAACGTCGTCAAGCCCGAGCCCGGCCGCCCCACCCTGCTCACCTGGGACCAGGTCATCACCCTGTTCCACGAGTTCGGGCACGCCCTGCACGGCCTGCTCTCCGACGTCCGCTACCCGTCGCAGTCCGGCACGAACGTCCCGCGCGACTTCGTCGAGTACCCCTCCCAGGTCAACGAGATGTGGGCGTGGGAGCCCGAGATCCTGCGGTCCTACGCCGTCCACCACGTCACCGGCGAGCCGATGCCCGCCGCCTGGGTCGACACCCTGCTCGCCGCCCGCGCCGACGGCGAGGGGTTCGCCACCACCGAGTACCTCGGCGCCGCCCTCCTCGACCAGGCGTGGCACCGCCTCGGCCCCGACGACGTCCCCACCGACCCCGACGACGTCGTCCGGTTCGAGCAGGAGGCGCTCGCGGCCGCGGGACTCGACTACGCCCCGGTGCCGCCCCGGTACCGCACCGCCTACTTCAACCACGTGTGGGGCTCCGGGTACTCGGCCGCCTACTACAGCTACATCTGGTCCGAGGTCCTCGACGCCGACACCGTCGAGTGGTACGGGGAGAACGGCGGCCTCACGCGCGCCAACGGCGAGACGTTCCGCCGTCGGCTGCTGGCGCGCGGCGGGTCGCAGGACCCGCTGGCCTCGTTCCGCGACCTGCGCGGCCGCGACGCCGAGATCGACCCGCTCCTCGCCCGCCGCGGCCTGGGTACGGTGGCGTCGTGA
- a CDS encoding flavin-containing monooxygenase produces the protein MSEEHEAMTLQRRVAVIGAGPSGLATMRALDREGLDWTGYEAHDDVGGLWDIDNPRSTVYESAHLISSRTTTQFDELPMDSDVDYPSHRELLRYFHAYADAFDLRRGVRFGTRVTAVEPVDGDASGASGWDVRSTGPDGAEDVARYSHVVVANGTLAEPNVPTFAGEFTGEVLHSSAYKSSDVFAGKRVLVVGGGNSGCDIAVDAVHRAAHVDLSVRRGYWFVPRYLLGRPTDTLNQGRPLPARIKQAVDSRLLTLLNGDPQRFGFPAPDHKIYESHPVVNSLVLQHAGQGDLRVRADVERFDGRTVRFADGTAGEYDVVLLATGYRLDYPFLDPAHLDWAGPGSGTSPRLFCNIVPASLNGLFVVGMLEASGIGWQGRAEQADLVARLLAGQAAAADGDPAAASRVAAFRARVAGTWPDLTGGYRYLGLERMSYYVNKDAYRRTVRRLADELAPAVTR, from the coding sequence TCTGGACTGGACGGGCTACGAGGCCCACGACGACGTCGGCGGGCTGTGGGACATCGACAACCCCCGGTCGACCGTCTACGAGTCGGCGCACCTCATCTCGTCGCGCACCACCACCCAGTTCGACGAGCTCCCCATGGACAGCGACGTCGACTACCCGAGCCACCGCGAGCTGCTGCGCTACTTCCACGCGTACGCCGACGCGTTCGACCTGCGGCGCGGCGTCCGGTTCGGCACGCGGGTGACCGCCGTCGAGCCGGTCGACGGCGACGCCTCGGGCGCGAGCGGCTGGGACGTCCGCTCCACCGGGCCCGACGGCGCCGAGGACGTCGCCCGGTACAGCCACGTCGTGGTCGCGAACGGCACCCTGGCGGAGCCGAACGTGCCGACCTTCGCCGGGGAGTTCACCGGCGAGGTCCTGCACTCCAGCGCGTACAAAAGCAGCGACGTGTTCGCCGGCAAGCGGGTGCTCGTCGTCGGCGGCGGCAACTCCGGGTGCGACATCGCCGTGGACGCCGTCCACCGCGCCGCGCACGTCGACCTGTCGGTGCGCCGCGGGTACTGGTTCGTGCCCCGCTACCTGCTGGGCCGCCCCACCGACACCCTCAACCAGGGCCGCCCCCTGCCCGCCCGGATCAAGCAGGCCGTCGACTCGCGCCTGCTCACGCTCCTCAACGGGGACCCGCAGCGGTTCGGGTTCCCCGCCCCGGACCACAAGATCTACGAGTCCCACCCCGTGGTGAACTCCCTCGTGCTCCAGCACGCCGGGCAGGGCGACCTGCGCGTGCGCGCCGACGTCGAGCGGTTCGACGGCCGCACCGTACGGTTCGCCGACGGCACCGCGGGGGAGTACGACGTCGTCCTGCTCGCCACCGGGTACCGGCTCGACTACCCGTTCCTCGACCCGGCGCACCTCGACTGGGCGGGTCCCGGGTCGGGCACCTCCCCGCGCCTGTTCTGCAACATCGTGCCCGCCTCCCTCAACGGGCTGTTCGTCGTCGGCATGCTGGAGGCCTCCGGCATCGGCTGGCAGGGCCGTGCCGAGCAGGCCGACCTCGTGGCGCGCCTGCTCGCCGGCCAGGCCGCGGCCGCCGACGGCGACCCGGCCGCCGCGTCCCGCGTCGCCGCGTTCCGTGCGCGCGTCGCCGGGACCTGGCCCGACCTCACCGGCGGCTACCGGTACCTCGGGCTGGAACGCATGAGCTACTACGTCAACAAGGACGCCTACCGCCGCACCGTGCGGCGCCTGGCCGACGAGCTCGCCCCGGCGGTGACCCGATGA
- a CDS encoding M20/M25/M40 family metallo-hydrolase → MSIAAQSAVTHPTAEDEVVGICRDLLRIDTSNFGDDSGPGERPAAELVAELLAEVGLEPQVYEAAPGRTSVVARWEGADPSRGALVLHGHTDVVPAQASDWSVDPFAAEERDGLLWGRGAVDMKDMDAMILAVVRQMVREGRRPARDVVIGMFADEEAGGVLGARWLVDRHPELFEGATDAISEVGGFSVEVGGRRAYLVQTAEKGLAWLRLVADGRAGHGSQVNTENAVTELAAAVARIGKHAWPYTLTPTVEKLLRGVADLTGLPFDPDGGADPDQVDALVAALGPAAKFVGATVRHTTNPTQLDAGYKANVIPGTATAALDMRTLPGRGDEAMDVLRDLAGDRVRIETIHADRSLEVPFSGSLVDAMVDALHAEDPGAAVLPYTLSGGTDNKSLARLGITGYGFAPLRLPGDLDFAGMFHGVDERVPTDALRFGTRVLDRLLSTC, encoded by the coding sequence GTGAGCATCGCAGCGCAGTCCGCCGTCACCCACCCGACCGCCGAGGACGAGGTCGTCGGGATCTGCCGGGACCTCCTGCGGATCGACACCTCGAACTTCGGCGACGACTCCGGCCCGGGGGAGCGGCCCGCGGCCGAGCTCGTGGCCGAGCTGCTGGCCGAGGTCGGCCTGGAGCCGCAGGTCTACGAGGCCGCCCCGGGCCGCACGTCCGTCGTGGCGCGGTGGGAGGGCGCCGACCCGTCCCGCGGTGCCCTCGTCCTGCACGGCCACACCGACGTCGTGCCCGCCCAGGCGTCCGACTGGAGCGTCGACCCGTTCGCCGCGGAGGAGCGCGACGGCCTGCTGTGGGGGCGCGGCGCCGTCGACATGAAGGACATGGACGCGATGATCCTCGCGGTCGTGCGCCAGATGGTCCGCGAGGGCCGGCGCCCTGCGCGCGACGTCGTCATCGGCATGTTCGCCGACGAGGAGGCCGGGGGAGTCCTCGGCGCGCGCTGGCTGGTCGACCGCCACCCCGAGCTGTTCGAGGGCGCGACCGACGCGATCAGCGAGGTGGGCGGGTTCTCCGTCGAGGTCGGCGGGCGGCGGGCCTACCTCGTGCAGACGGCCGAGAAGGGCCTGGCCTGGCTCCGCCTCGTGGCCGACGGCCGGGCCGGGCACGGGTCGCAGGTCAACACGGAGAACGCCGTGACCGAGCTCGCCGCGGCCGTGGCGCGGATCGGGAAGCACGCCTGGCCGTACACCCTCACCCCGACCGTCGAGAAGCTGCTGCGTGGCGTCGCCGACCTCACCGGCCTGCCGTTCGACCCCGACGGCGGCGCCGACCCCGACCAGGTGGACGCGCTCGTCGCGGCGCTCGGCCCGGCCGCGAAGTTCGTCGGTGCCACCGTGCGGCACACGACCAACCCGACCCAGCTCGACGCCGGGTACAAGGCCAACGTCATCCCGGGCACCGCGACCGCTGCGCTGGACATGCGCACCCTGCCCGGCCGGGGCGACGAGGCGATGGACGTGCTGCGCGACCTGGCCGGGGACCGGGTGCGGATCGAGACGATCCACGCCGACCGGTCGCTCGAGGTGCCGTTCTCCGGGAGCCTGGTCGACGCCATGGTCGACGCCCTGCACGCGGAGGACCCGGGCGCGGCCGTCCTGCCGTACACGCTGTCGGGGGGCACGGACAACAAGTCGCTCGCCCGCCTCGGCATCACCGGGTACGGGTTCGCGCCGCTGCGCCTGCCCGGCGACCTCGACTTCGCGGGCATGTTCCACGGCGTCGACGAGCGCGTCCCGACCGACGCGCTGCGGTTCGGCACCCGCGTCCTCGACCGCCTGCTGTCCACCTGCTGA
- a CDS encoding SDR family oxidoreductase, with protein MSRVLVTGGSGFLGSHAVAALAAHDGVEAVVSADLRAPIALPDGVTAVTLDVTDADAVRAAVAEHGVDTVVHLAAIVNPGTLDEATEYRVDVEGTRNVLDACVAAGVRRVVISSSGAAYGYHADNPVPLRESDALRGNDEFTYSRHKRLVEEMLARYRVEHPGLGQVVLRIGTILGPGVANQITALWDGPRLLRVRGSDSPFVFAWVDDVTGAIVAGATGPATGAFNVCGDGRMTVADIAARLGKRTLDVPAPLLAAALRVGRALRLTVHGPERVGFLRYRPVLDNAALKASLGYVPRFTSAEVFDEWLRVRG; from the coding sequence ATGAGCCGGGTCCTGGTGACCGGCGGGTCGGGGTTCCTCGGCTCGCACGCGGTGGCGGCGCTGGCCGCGCACGACGGCGTCGAGGCGGTCGTCTCGGCCGACCTGCGTGCCCCCATCGCCCTGCCCGACGGCGTCACCGCGGTGACGCTCGACGTGACGGACGCGGACGCCGTGCGGGCCGCGGTGGCCGAGCACGGGGTCGACACGGTCGTGCACCTCGCGGCCATCGTGAACCCGGGCACGCTCGACGAGGCCACCGAGTACCGGGTCGACGTCGAGGGCACCCGGAACGTGCTCGACGCGTGCGTGGCCGCGGGGGTGCGCCGGGTGGTGATCTCGTCGTCGGGCGCGGCCTACGGCTACCACGCGGACAACCCGGTGCCGCTGCGGGAGTCGGACGCCCTGCGCGGCAACGACGAGTTCACGTACTCGCGGCACAAGCGGCTCGTGGAGGAGATGCTCGCGCGCTACCGCGTCGAGCACCCGGGCCTCGGGCAGGTGGTCCTGCGCATCGGGACGATCCTCGGTCCGGGCGTCGCGAACCAGATCACCGCGCTGTGGGACGGGCCGCGGCTGCTGCGTGTGCGCGGCAGCGACAGCCCCTTCGTGTTCGCGTGGGTCGACGACGTCACCGGCGCGATCGTGGCCGGTGCGACGGGCCCGGCGACCGGCGCGTTCAACGTGTGCGGCGACGGCCGGATGACGGTCGCGGACATCGCGGCGCGGCTCGGCAAGCGCACCCTGGACGTGCCGGCGCCGCTGCTCGCGGCCGCCCTGCGGGTGGGTCGGGCGCTGCGCCTGACGGTCCACGGGCCGGAGCGGGTCGGGTTCCTGCGCTACCGGCCGGTGCTGGACAACGCGGCGCTCAAGGCGTCCCTCGGGTACGTCCCGCGGTTCACCAGCGCCGAGGTGTTCGACGAGTGGCTCCGCGTGCGCGGGTGA
- a CDS encoding bile acid:sodium symporter family protein, whose product MNIDEVVVNFSPGSLVALNVVLALIMLGIALDTSPADFRVLRRAPRAAVLALLAQVVLLPAVTFGLTLLLGVQASIALGMILVASCPPGNVSQILTYRAGGNVALSVSLTAVGNALYLVVMPLNIALWGGLHPTGREILAQVSLDPVAMMVDIVVIIGLPFAAGLLVRTRWPSLAARVHRPVHVISILALVGFVVAALAGNFAVFVAWVGVVLVAVFLHDAVALGLGYLAGRAGRLATRELKAVTFEVGIRNAALGLGLVMTFFGGIGGMAVVAGWWGVWDIIAGLTLATVWARRTRARERQEVAA is encoded by the coding sequence ATGAACATCGACGAGGTCGTCGTCAACTTCTCCCCGGGCTCGCTGGTGGCGCTCAACGTCGTCCTCGCGCTCATCATGCTCGGCATCGCGCTCGACACGTCCCCGGCGGACTTCCGGGTGCTGCGCCGCGCCCCGCGCGCGGCCGTCCTCGCGCTGCTCGCGCAGGTCGTCCTGCTGCCCGCCGTGACGTTCGGACTGACGCTGCTGCTCGGCGTCCAGGCCTCGATCGCGCTCGGCATGATCCTCGTGGCGTCGTGCCCGCCGGGGAACGTCTCGCAGATCCTCACCTACCGCGCCGGCGGCAACGTCGCGCTGTCGGTGTCCCTCACGGCGGTCGGCAACGCGCTCTACCTCGTCGTCATGCCGCTGAACATCGCGCTCTGGGGCGGCCTGCACCCCACCGGCCGGGAGATCCTCGCCCAGGTCAGCCTCGACCCCGTGGCGATGATGGTGGACATCGTCGTCATCATCGGCCTGCCGTTCGCCGCCGGGCTGCTCGTGCGCACCCGCTGGCCCTCGCTTGCCGCCCGGGTGCACCGGCCCGTGCACGTGATCAGCATCCTCGCGCTCGTCGGGTTCGTCGTGGCGGCGCTCGCGGGCAACTTCGCGGTGTTCGTCGCGTGGGTCGGGGTCGTGCTCGTCGCGGTGTTCCTGCACGACGCCGTGGCGCTGGGCCTCGGCTACCTCGCCGGGCGGGCGGGACGCCTGGCCACGCGCGAGCTCAAGGCCGTGACGTTCGAGGTCGGCATCCGCAACGCCGCCCTCGGCCTGGGTCTGGTCATGACGTTCTTCGGCGGCATCGGCGGGATGGCCGTCGTGGCCGGGTGGTGGGGCGTGTGGGACATCATCGCGGGCCTCACCCTCGCGACCGTCTGGGCGCGGCGGACCCGCGCGCGCGAGCGGCAGGAGGTCGCAGCATGA
- a CDS encoding lytic polysaccharide monooxygenase: MRRLAALAAVVALGAAGLVVATSPPPAEAHGAQMFPGSRQYFCWVDGTSAGGDISPTNPACADAVAASGKTPLYNWFGNLDSNGAGRTVGYVPDGRICDGGGRGPYDFEPYNAPRTDWPTTHLTAGDTYEFRHNNWAAHPGRFDVYLTTEGFDPTAPLAWDDLELVDSVTDPPASGGPGDLNHYSWDVTLPADRTGRHVVFTHWVRSDSAENFYSCSDVVFDGGDGEVTGLGGDLPTPTPTPTDDPDGCPDAAPGAPGSATASGITATGAHVMWGAAESGCVTGYDVLDVATGEVLATTHGTPMVDLTGLDPGTGYSVVVRSRNDHAGTTSAPTAVLTFTTEADDGEPEPTPTPTGEPAGACEVDYTASHWGDHPGFTGSVTVRNTSDAAVTGWVVTFDYPGGQQVDVPGWNATVSQSGTRVTATHPAWASTIAPGAAVTFGFNGTATSATDHPDPAGFTLAGVTCG; this comes from the coding sequence ATGCGACGACTCGCAGCCCTGGCCGCCGTGGTGGCCCTCGGCGCGGCAGGCCTGGTGGTGGCGACGTCCCCGCCACCGGCCGAGGCGCACGGCGCGCAGATGTTCCCCGGCAGCAGGCAGTACTTCTGCTGGGTCGACGGCACGTCGGCGGGCGGTGACATCTCCCCGACGAACCCCGCGTGCGCCGACGCGGTCGCCGCGAGCGGCAAGACGCCCCTGTACAACTGGTTCGGCAACCTGGACTCGAACGGCGCCGGGAGGACGGTCGGGTACGTCCCGGACGGCCGGATCTGCGACGGCGGCGGTCGCGGCCCGTACGACTTCGAGCCGTACAACGCGCCGCGCACGGACTGGCCGACGACGCACCTCACCGCGGGCGACACGTACGAGTTCCGGCACAACAACTGGGCGGCGCACCCGGGCCGGTTCGACGTCTACCTCACGACCGAGGGGTTCGACCCGACGGCGCCGCTGGCCTGGGACGACCTGGAGCTGGTCGACTCGGTCACCGACCCGCCGGCGTCGGGCGGCCCGGGCGACCTCAACCACTACTCCTGGGACGTCACCCTGCCGGCGGACCGCACGGGCCGGCACGTGGTGTTCACGCACTGGGTGCGCTCGGACAGCGCCGAGAACTTCTACTCCTGCTCGGACGTCGTGTTCGACGGGGGGGACGGCGAGGTCACGGGCCTGGGCGGCGACCTCCCGACGCCCACGCCGACGCCCACGGACGACCCGGACGGCTGCCCCGACGCGGCGCCCGGCGCGCCCGGGTCGGCGACGGCCTCGGGGATCACGGCCACGGGCGCGCACGTCATGTGGGGTGCGGCGGAGTCCGGGTGCGTCACCGGCTACGACGTGCTCGACGTCGCGACGGGCGAGGTGCTGGCCACCACGCACGGCACGCCGATGGTGGACCTCACCGGGCTCGACCCGGGGACCGGCTACTCCGTCGTCGTGCGCTCGCGCAACGACCACGCGGGCACGACCTCCGCGCCGACCGCCGTCCTGACCTTCACCACCGAGGCCGACGACGGCGAGCCCGAGCCCACCCCGACGCCGACCGGGGAGCCGGCCGGCGCGTGCGAGGTCGACTACACCGCGTCGCACTGGGGCGACCACCCCGGGTTCACCGGGTCGGTGACCGTCCGCAACACCTCGGACGCCGCCGTGACGGGCTGGGTCGTGACGTTCGACTACCCCGGGGGGCAGCAGGTCGACGTCCCGGGCTGGAACGCGACCGTGTCGCAGTCCGGGACCCGCGTGACCGCCACCCACCCGGCGTGGGCGTCCACGATCGCGCCGGGCGCGGCGGTGACCTTCGGGTTCAACGGCACCGCGACGTCCGCGACCGACCATCCCGACCCCGCGGGCTTCACTCTCGCCGGGGTGACCTGCGGCTGA